The Coffea arabica cultivar ET-39 chromosome 3c, Coffea Arabica ET-39 HiFi, whole genome shotgun sequence genome contains a region encoding:
- the LOC140037839 gene encoding uncharacterized protein, whose translation MEGPPWPPPAKEGAPGCAAPSKSFADVLSGSGRLEVSNIPDLGCCSMHRGEPTLRLSQRDMHLLSMPFKNALVGRFPFRRPPMEVIRGFLVSLGLKGDCDVGLLDMNHVLIRPSTEEDYTRLFVRRSWFVKGAHMLLSKWTLDFKVHQDSTYAPVWVSLPSLPLPLFNALYITKLAGLLGRCLKIDAATLALRRPSVARVLIEKDISKLPPNRIWIGEDQDGFWQDVEYESWPKFCGFCARFGHDDEECFRKNPDLQPPKRIGKASEGYRANMGHSLLLRERAMPQVEWRQRTDGALVSGQGGDSELVAPSVLVVAKDDMGRELQNHDWVKKAPVLLPTSANTLTGDGVLAGDETATLSVAADVLAATPVEEREREDLVAASANTFAVLQTIADMEVQDFDRTPARSASHFRAAKLGHRRQCSDGDNPGEVAPREQLKQFQMELHRRLLDTKRPSEGLNALEGLNALEQPQVAVAGQIEILLKGGRPTNAPLNQVVRRYLGFDKAVGALHNKVWVFWYNEMSLNFREMAEQLLHMHIIFSSGCSIQFSAVYARCSRVGRRELWSAMEGLAGDVLGPWLLAGDFNVISNTEERVGGSLANARNMEEFNEAIGSCGLSEVPFDGGLFTWTNGRVWQRLDRAFLNQDWADGYEFSHVSHLSRGRSDHAPLLINCQNGSHCKRSFRFLNVWRKHSGFLDVTQQGWATPVEGEGMPKFYNKLRAVKGCLQVWNVQVFGNIFSKVREAEALMKQREGQFDAERDSVSRAALEEAKAVYARSLALEGEFWRQKAGIKWLQVGDANSAYFHSRCRQRRNFNFVARIKDQSGAWLEDLQDIR comes from the exons ATGGAGGGGCCTCCGTGGCCGCCGCCGGCCAAAGAGGGGGCACCCGGCTGCGCAGCACCTTCCAAGTCTTTCGCCGACGTGCTATCTGGTTCGGGCCGTCTGGAGGTGTCAAATATTCCAGATCTGGGTTGTTGCTCGATGCATAGAGGGGAACCGACGCTGCGACTATCCCAGCGAGATATGCATCTGCTTTCGATGCCTTTTAAGAATGCTTTGGTTGGACGTTTTCCATTTCGTCGTCCACCAATGGAGGTTATTCGGGGTTTCTTGGTTTCGCTGGGTCTCAAGGGAGACTGTGATGTTGGTCTTCTGGATATGAATCATGTTCTGATTAGGCCGTCGACTGAGGAGGATTATACACGGCTGTTTGTACGCCGGTCCTGGTTCGTGAAGGGAGCGCATATGCTGTTATCAAAATGGACGTTAGACTTCAAAGTTCATCAGGATTCGACATATGCTCCGGTGTGGGTATCTCTGCCATCACTTCCTTTGCCTTTGTTTAATGCGTTGTACATTACCAAATTAGCTGGTTTGTTGGGACGTTGTTTGAAGATTGACGCAGCGACTTTGGCCCTCCGACGTCCTTCGGTTGCGAGGGTACTGATTGAGAAGGATATATCAAAGCTGCCCCCGAACCGTATTTGGATTGGGGAGGACCAGGACGGGTTCTGGCAGGATGTGGAATATGagagctggccgaaattttgTGGGTTTTGTGCTCGCTTTGGGCATGATGATGAGGAATGTTTTCGGAAGAATCCGGATCTCCAGCCCCCCAAGAGGATCGGGAAAGCGTCAGAGGGTTACCGGGCCAACATGGGTCATTCTCTCTTGCTGCGGGAACGAGCGATGCCACAGGTGGAGTGGCGCCAGAGGACTGATGGTGCCTTGGTTTCTGGCCAGGGCGGAGATTCAGAGTTGGTTGCTCCTTCTGTGTTGGTGGTCGCGAAGGATGATATGGGGCGTGAGTTGCAGAACCACGATTGGGTTAAGAAGGCGCCGGTGCTATTGCCTACTTCTGCTAACACTTTGACAGGGGATGGAGTATTGGCGGGCGATGAGACTGCTACACTTTCAGTTGCTGCTGATGTGCTTGCTGCTACGCCT GTGGAGGAACGGGAGAGGGAGGATTTGGTTGCGGCGTCTGCTAATACCTTTGCAGTGTTGCAAACTATAGCTGACATGGAGGTGCAGGATTTTGATCGCACTCCTGCCAGGTCTGCGAGTCATTTTCGGGCAGCCAAGCTGGGTCATAGAAGGCAATGCTCGGACGGGGATAATCCAGGAGAAGTAGCACCGAGGGAGCAGCTTAAGCAGTTTCAAATGGAGTTGCATCGTCGGCTGCTTGATACTAAGAGACCAAGTGAGGGCCTGAATGCGCTGGAGGGGCTGAATGCGCTGGAGCAGCCTCAGGTCGCGGTCGCTGGTCAGATTGAAATTTTGCTCAAAGGTGGCCGCCCGACGAATGCTCCTCTTAATCAG GTGGTACGTCGGTATCTTGGGTTTGATAAGGCTGTGGGAGCGTTGCATAACAAGGTGTGGGTGTTTTGGTATAATGAGATGTCATTGAACTTCAGGGAGATGGCAGAGCAACTTCTTCACATGCACATCATATTTTCTTCTGGGTGTTCAATTCAATTTTCGGCAGTTTATGCTAGATGCTCGAGGGTGGGGCGTCGAGAGTTGTGGTCGGCAATGGAAGGGTTGGCGGGGGATGTTCTCGGGCCATGGTTACTAGCAGGGGATTTTAATGTTATCTCCAATACGGAAGAGCGTGTGGGCGGTTCTCTGGCTAATGCAAGGAACATGGAGGAATTTAATGAAGCTATTGGCAGTTGTGGCTTGTCGGAGGTGCCGTTTGATGGGGGTTTGTTTACTTGGACGAATGGGAGAGTATGGCAGCGATTGGATAGGGCTTTCTTGAATCAGGACTGGGCTGATGGGTATGAGTTCTCGCATGTCTCCCACTTGTCCAGGGGGCGGTCAGATCATGCTCCACTCTTGATTAACTGTCAGAATGGGAGCCACTGCAAACGGTCGTTTAGATTTCTGAATGTTTGGAGGAAGCATTCGGGTTTTTTGGATGTGACTCAGCAGGGCTGGGCGACGCCGGTGGAGGGTGAGGGTATGCCGAAATTTTATAATAAGCTGAGAGCTGTTAAGGGTTGCCTGCAGGTATGGAATGTCCAGgtatttggaaatatttttaGCAAGGTACGGGAGGCCGAGGCTCTTATGAAACAACGTGAGGGGCAGTTTGacgcggagagggactctgtgTCCAGGGCAGCGTTGGAGGAGGCAAAGGCTGTGTATGCGAGGAGTTTGGCGTTGGAGGGTGAGTTTTGGAGGCAGAAGGCGGGCATCAAATGGTTGCAGGTTGGGGATGCTAACTCAGCATATTTCCACTCTCGATGCAGGCAACGCCGCAATTTTAATTTTGTCGCCCGAATTAAAGATCAATCAGGTGCATGGTTGGAGGATTTACAAGACATAAGGTAG